The following coding sequences lie in one Gemmatimonadaceae bacterium genomic window:
- a CDS encoding Xaa-Pro peptidase family protein: MEDRRPHRLAALRASLRESDFEAMLVTSLPNVRYLTGFSGSAAQLVVFAGAPSVLITDSRYAVQVVDEVGNQAVVRIELSSLWAGLREVLATAGEGSRLAFESAHLLVADHERLVELAGRWQCRGSLGLVEALRERKDAGELALIREAVRIAEAALERTIAEVRVGLTERQVAGILEHHLRDLGSDAPPFETIVASGERAALPHARASTRQLRGGEFLLIDFGASHGGYCSDITRTFALKSVNPEMQHVHDVVREATLSASAVVRAGMRGRDADAIARDYIESRGYGELFGHSLGHGIGLEVHEGPRLARTAEAPLPPKSVVTIEPGIYKPGWGGVRIEDDVYLADDGPEVLTSFPRELIVIG, translated from the coding sequence ATGGAAGACCGTCGTCCGCACCGCCTCGCGGCCCTGCGCGCCTCGCTGCGCGAGAGTGACTTCGAAGCGATGCTCGTCACCTCGCTCCCGAATGTCCGCTACCTCACCGGGTTCTCCGGATCCGCCGCGCAGCTCGTGGTCTTCGCCGGCGCGCCGTCGGTCCTGATCACCGACTCCCGCTATGCGGTGCAGGTGGTGGATGAAGTCGGCAACCAGGCGGTAGTGCGCATCGAGCTGTCGTCGCTCTGGGCCGGACTGCGCGAGGTGCTCGCCACGGCGGGGGAGGGGAGCCGCCTCGCCTTCGAATCGGCGCACCTGCTCGTCGCCGACCACGAGCGACTCGTCGAGCTGGCCGGGCGCTGGCAGTGCCGCGGGAGCCTCGGCCTGGTCGAGGCGCTGCGCGAGCGGAAGGATGCGGGCGAACTGGCGCTCATTCGCGAGGCCGTGCGCATCGCCGAGGCCGCGCTCGAGCGCACCATCGCGGAAGTGCGCGTTGGCCTGACCGAACGGCAGGTGGCCGGAATTCTCGAGCATCACCTGCGCGACCTGGGCAGCGACGCCCCGCCGTTCGAGACCATCGTGGCGTCCGGGGAGCGGGCCGCGCTGCCGCACGCGCGGGCCTCCACGCGCCAACTGCGCGGCGGCGAATTCCTGCTCATCGACTTCGGCGCCTCGCACGGCGGGTACTGCAGCGACATCACCCGCACCTTTGCGCTGAAAAGCGTGAACCCGGAGATGCAGCACGTTCACGACGTCGTGCGGGAGGCAACCCTGAGCGCTTCGGCGGTTGTTCGGGCCGGAATGCGGGGGAGGGATGCCGATGCCATCGCGAGGGACTACATTGAGTCCCGCGGTTACGGGGAACTGTTTGGGCACTCGCTCGGGCACGGGATCGGGCTCGAGGTGCACGAGGGCCCACGGCTCGCCCGGACCGCGGAGGCACCGCTGCCCCCCAAGTCGGTCGTGACCATTGAGCCAGGGATCTACAAGCCCGGGTGGGGCGGGGTGCGCATCGAGGACGATGTCTATCTCGCCGACGATGGACCCGAGGTGCTGACGAGTTTCCCGCGGGAGTTGATCGTAATCGGCTGA
- the aroQ gene encoding type II 3-dehydroquinate dehydratase, translated as MKILVLNGPSLNLLGTREPHIYGTTTLADIERDLVAVGAELGVTVECRQSNHEGVLIDVIHAAKGSVDGIVINAGAYSHTSLALRDALASVAIPYAEVHLSNIFAREPERRHSTLAAGARALLCGFGAPGYAMALRGLVAALRA; from the coding sequence GTGAAGATCCTCGTCCTCAACGGGCCCAGCCTGAACCTCCTCGGCACGCGCGAGCCGCACATCTACGGCACGACGACGCTCGCCGACATCGAGCGTGACCTCGTGGCCGTGGGCGCGGAACTCGGCGTGACCGTCGAGTGCCGCCAGTCCAATCACGAGGGCGTCCTCATCGACGTCATTCACGCGGCGAAGGGCAGCGTCGACGGCATCGTCATCAACGCCGGCGCCTACTCGCACACCAGCCTGGCGCTGCGCGACGCGCTGGCCTCGGTGGCGATTCCGTACGCCGAGGTGCACCTCTCCAACATCTTCGCGCGTGAACCGGAGCGCCGGCACAGCACGCTGGCGGCCGGCGCGCGCGCCCTCCTGTGCGGCTTCGGCGCGCCGGGATACGCGATGGCCCTCCGCGGGCTGGTCGCGGCGCTGCGCGCGTAA
- a CDS encoding polyprenyl synthetase family protein — translation MTALPPPGRLPLAPALLDIQAPIRARLDQVPDEMWRIVRADAPIVESVNAHLTGMKGKMFRPTILLLASQTDETPDDRGVRLAAITELVHLASVVHDDSVDHSPLRRGQPTINALFSHQVAVIAGDYLYSRALAELVAVGDFELLRVMLGASNDMTLGELRQLASYDALQFTEQDYWLLVQAKTASLLGAAAEAGALCGAPRFRRQLARFGHLLGMAFQVADDLLDYTETESTTGKPSGNDLKEHKVTLPLIAALPRMSRVQRTRVEALFAAPAPTDAQIAEVVASVHEYGGIDFARRKGEEFASQAESALVDVPASEARSALIDALGYVMDRRS, via the coding sequence GTGCCGGACGAGATGTGGCGCATCGTGCGCGCCGACGCCCCCATTGTCGAGTCGGTGAATGCGCACCTGACCGGAATGAAGGGGAAGATGTTCCGCCCCACCATCCTGCTCCTCGCGTCGCAAACGGACGAGACGCCCGACGACCGCGGCGTGCGCCTGGCCGCCATCACCGAGCTCGTCCACCTCGCCAGCGTGGTGCACGACGATTCGGTAGACCACTCGCCGCTGCGCCGGGGCCAGCCCACCATCAATGCGCTCTTCTCGCACCAGGTGGCGGTCATCGCGGGCGATTATCTCTACTCCCGGGCGCTCGCCGAACTCGTGGCCGTCGGCGACTTCGAGCTGCTGCGCGTGATGCTGGGGGCGTCGAACGACATGACCCTCGGTGAACTGCGCCAGCTGGCGTCGTACGACGCGCTGCAGTTCACCGAGCAGGATTACTGGCTGCTCGTGCAGGCGAAGACCGCGTCGCTGCTCGGGGCGGCGGCGGAGGCGGGGGCGCTCTGCGGCGCGCCGCGCTTTCGCCGGCAGCTGGCCAGGTTCGGCCACCTGCTCGGCATGGCCTTCCAGGTGGCCGACGACCTGCTCGACTACACCGAGACGGAATCGACGACGGGCAAGCCGAGCGGCAATGACCTGAAGGAGCACAAGGTCACGCTGCCGCTCATCGCGGCGCTCCCCCGGATGTCGCGCGTCCAGCGCACGCGCGTCGAGGCGCTCTTTGCCGCCCCCGCACCGACTGACGCGCAAATCGCCGAAGTCGTCGCTAGTGTGCATGAGTACGGCGGCATCGACTTCGCCCGTCGCAAGGGCGAGGAGTTTGCGTCGCAGGCCGAGTCGGCCCTGGTGGATGTCCCGGCGTCCGAGGCGCGCAGCGCCCTCATTGACGCGCTGGGCTACGTGATGGACCGGAGGTCTTGA
- a CDS encoding tetratricopeptide repeat protein translates to MTPVPNRVDELKKRYEENPRRFFAPLANEYRKAGDLEAAIDLCRMHLEEQPGHLSGHIVYGQALFESSQLADSKRVFEAALTLDPENLIALRHLGDIAKADGDATTARHWYGRVLEADPRNDEVTALIDSLGQLATAPSVIVAEQHAPPPSPDYALEIESAPAAADAASLTPVIPMSTVPSVSAAPAAPAAAPVPPVPPAPPAPPAPAAPRLSIGLMDLDLNLADSTSPTIDLLGAVGEPLGAAPVASSEAQAPPALEMVPPIEPAPPTVLEAAPAIDAGFTLADSGETAPSIEGSAIPGAEEPALSATSPAGGELEVQDTSFDLPPATDAPMFGAAHEPASFGDSLDVTATGDAEDVTPPRISLTDSIPLIDAGDTVPIGESVTDPKPITRHEAEPAAPAPATPAPATPADFDALFGNAPIADVTIGGESGTTAAAETGFVADSFVGREPKDELLETAPDIATPPSPFVTETMAELYLQQGFRDEALEVYRQLLVQNPDDKGLAERVKHLEHGTRSSLAIDSVSEEIEAHVKEEEIRRSGSIPTVPAAPVESSKDREPIIEAPTGPTPIIEMIPEPAAAVPAVSRAMSPTPVVPITPVVVESEPEMEMVGEEPPAPEAPIVAVVGATARELFARIAQRRAVPGGGAAAQAVASAPITSSAPDTMPAGAAPVAPAAEPAFAPVMAVATPAPEVPVAPGGSLDRLFGMSGISAVDEGAALAMAAAYGGVPAAPIKGEPARRVTDELSLDSVFKGEDGSGNPLGVQRQSTRLRFDQFFAGNEGGEPAPPPPSAAAPVDDIAQFTDWLKGLKGT, encoded by the coding sequence ATGACCCCCGTCCCAAACCGCGTTGACGAGCTGAAGAAGCGCTACGAGGAGAACCCACGACGGTTCTTCGCGCCGCTCGCCAATGAGTACCGCAAGGCGGGAGATCTCGAGGCGGCCATCGACTTGTGCCGCATGCATCTGGAGGAGCAGCCGGGTCACCTGAGCGGGCACATCGTCTACGGGCAGGCGCTCTTCGAGTCGTCGCAGCTCGCCGACTCCAAGCGCGTCTTCGAGGCGGCGCTGACGCTGGATCCAGAAAACCTCATCGCCCTCCGTCACCTCGGCGACATCGCCAAGGCCGACGGCGATGCGACCACCGCCCGGCATTGGTATGGTCGCGTGCTCGAGGCCGATCCGCGCAATGATGAAGTGACGGCGCTCATCGACTCGCTGGGTCAGCTCGCGACCGCGCCCTCGGTGATCGTGGCGGAGCAGCACGCGCCGCCACCGTCCCCCGACTACGCTCTTGAGATCGAGTCCGCCCCTGCGGCGGCGGATGCCGCGTCGCTGACGCCGGTCATTCCGATGTCCACGGTGCCTTCGGTCTCCGCGGCCCCTGCTGCGCCAGCCGCGGCCCCGGTCCCCCCGGTCCCCCCGGCCCCCCCGGCCCCCCCAGCGCCCGCCGCGCCGCGCCTGAGCATCGGCCTGATGGACCTCGATCTCAACCTCGCCGATTCCACCTCGCCAACGATCGACCTGCTCGGCGCCGTGGGCGAGCCGCTCGGCGCCGCGCCGGTTGCGTCGAGCGAAGCGCAGGCACCGCCCGCGCTCGAGATGGTCCCGCCGATCGAACCGGCGCCGCCCACGGTGCTCGAGGCGGCCCCTGCCATCGACGCTGGCTTCACGCTGGCCGACAGCGGCGAGACGGCGCCATCCATCGAAGGCTCGGCCATTCCGGGTGCGGAAGAGCCCGCCCTCAGCGCGACGAGTCCCGCTGGCGGCGAACTGGAAGTGCAGGACACCTCGTTCGACCTTCCGCCCGCCACCGACGCGCCGATGTTCGGCGCCGCGCACGAGCCGGCGTCGTTCGGGGATTCGCTCGACGTGACCGCGACGGGCGATGCAGAAGACGTCACGCCGCCGCGGATCAGCCTGACCGACTCGATTCCGCTTATCGATGCTGGCGACACGGTGCCGATCGGCGAGTCGGTCACCGATCCCAAGCCCATCACGCGCCACGAAGCGGAACCGGCCGCGCCGGCGCCCGCCACGCCGGCGCCCGCCACGCCGGCGGACTTCGACGCGCTCTTCGGCAACGCCCCCATCGCCGACGTCACCATCGGAGGCGAGAGCGGGACGACCGCCGCCGCCGAAACGGGCTTCGTTGCCGATTCGTTCGTCGGTCGCGAACCGAAGGACGAACTGCTCGAGACCGCACCGGACATCGCCACGCCACCGTCGCCTTTCGTCACCGAGACGATGGCCGAGCTGTACCTGCAGCAGGGATTCCGCGACGAGGCGCTCGAGGTCTATCGGCAGCTGCTCGTGCAGAATCCCGACGACAAGGGGCTCGCCGAGCGGGTCAAGCACCTCGAGCACGGCACGCGCTCCAGTCTCGCCATCGACTCGGTGAGCGAGGAGATCGAGGCCCACGTCAAGGAAGAGGAGATCCGCCGGTCGGGGAGCATTCCCACCGTGCCGGCCGCGCCGGTCGAGAGCTCGAAGGATCGCGAACCCATCATCGAGGCGCCGACAGGTCCGACGCCGATCATCGAGATGATCCCGGAGCCCGCGGCGGCGGTCCCGGCGGTTTCGCGTGCGATGTCGCCGACGCCGGTGGTGCCCATCACACCCGTGGTCGTCGAGTCCGAGCCGGAGATGGAAATGGTCGGCGAGGAGCCGCCGGCGCCGGAAGCACCGATCGTTGCTGTCGTCGGTGCAACTGCCCGCGAGCTTTTCGCGCGGATCGCGCAGCGTCGCGCGGTGCCAGGCGGCGGTGCTGCGGCGCAAGCCGTCGCGTCCGCGCCGATCACGTCGTCCGCGCCCGACACGATGCCGGCAGGCGCGGCGCCGGTCGCGCCCGCTGCTGAACCGGCTTTTGCGCCGGTCATGGCCGTGGCGACCCCGGCGCCGGAAGTCCCCGTCGCCCCCGGCGGATCGCTCGACCGACTCTTCGGCATGTCGGGCATCAGCGCGGTGGACGAAGGCGCCGCTCTCGCGATGGCGGCCGCGTACGGCGGGGTGCCGGCGGCGCCCATCAAGGGTGAACCGGCCCGCCGCGTGACCGACGAACTGTCACTCGACTCCGTCTTCAAGGGCGAGGACGGCAGCGGCAACCCCCTGGGTGTGCAGCGGCAATCCACACGCCTGCGCTTCGACCAGTTCTTTGCGGGCAATGAAGGCGGCGAGCCGGCACCGCCGCCTCCTTCCGCCGCGGCGCCGGTCGACGACATCGCGCAATTCACCGATTGGCTGAAGGGGCTCAAGGGCACGTGA
- a CDS encoding twin-arginine translocase TatA/TatE family subunit, with protein sequence MFGLGPGEMLMALVAILLLFGAKRIPEIAGSFGKGIREFKKNMTDVQKEIEAPEARPVDRLPSASDRVERNNDDDRPEPKKLI encoded by the coding sequence ATGTTCGGACTCGGCCCGGGCGAAATGCTGATGGCCCTGGTGGCAATCCTGCTCCTGTTCGGTGCCAAGCGCATCCCGGAGATCGCCGGTTCGTTCGGCAAGGGCATCCGCGAATTCAAGAAGAACATGACCGACGTGCAGAAGGAGATCGAGGCGCCCGAAGCGCGCCCCGTCGACCGGCTGCCCAGTGCCTCGGATCGCGTCGAACGGAACAACGACGATGATCGGCCGGAGCCGAAGAAACTGATTTAA
- a CDS encoding DUF4321 domain-containing protein: protein MAPSGSSKHRPGFHALVLSIGFIVGGFFTQFARMWLPSGAVKEFLTTGVTPAIGPLTINLIIVNIGLGPIALDVSLLSLVGVLIAYLIARSLF from the coding sequence ATGGCGCCCAGCGGATCTTCCAAGCACCGCCCGGGGTTTCATGCCTTGGTGCTGTCCATCGGCTTCATCGTGGGCGGCTTCTTCACGCAGTTTGCCCGGATGTGGCTGCCCAGCGGGGCGGTGAAGGAGTTTCTCACCACCGGCGTGACACCCGCCATCGGGCCGCTGACTATCAACCTGATCATCGTTAATATTGGCTTGGGACCCATCGCGCTCGACGTCTCGCTGCTGAGCCTCGTCGGGGTCCTCATCGCCTATCTCATCGCGCGCTCGCTCTTCTAG
- a CDS encoding type IV pilus twitching motility protein PilT has product MADPTGPRPSAVLSAVGAQQAGAPPGPPYNYKIVLQQAVQMGASDLHLKVGRPPMARLNGELSPLELPPMKPEDLKSIGEQICPPKQKREFDAEKEADFAIGVPGIGRFRVNMYQQRGTIAFVFRAIAFQATSIKDLNLPPVLEEISMKPRGLVLVTGITGSGKSTALASMIQYVNENRHANIITIEDPIEFLHRDINCNINQREVGLDTGSFASALRRVLRQDPDIILIGEIRDLETLEIALKAADTGHMVFSTLHTTDATQTINRVLSFYPPHQQADVRFSLSTALNAVVSLRLVPRSDRPGRVPACEVLINTAAVKDNIRDVSKSLNIPDLIKEGTVQYGMQSFDQSLMAWYSKGVISYEHALFHSTNPSEFALKVQGIAGTSDTSWDSFTQ; this is encoded by the coding sequence ATGGCTGATCCCACCGGTCCGCGCCCATCCGCGGTGCTGTCCGCGGTCGGCGCCCAGCAGGCTGGCGCCCCGCCCGGGCCGCCGTACAACTACAAGATCGTCCTCCAGCAGGCCGTGCAGATGGGGGCGTCCGACCTCCATCTCAAGGTCGGCCGTCCGCCAATGGCCCGCCTCAACGGCGAGCTGTCGCCGCTCGAGCTGCCGCCGATGAAGCCCGAGGATCTCAAGTCCATCGGCGAACAGATCTGCCCGCCCAAGCAGAAGCGCGAGTTCGACGCCGAGAAGGAAGCCGACTTCGCCATTGGCGTCCCCGGCATCGGGCGCTTCCGCGTGAACATGTACCAGCAGCGCGGGACCATCGCGTTCGTCTTCCGCGCCATCGCGTTCCAGGCCACGTCCATCAAGGACCTGAACCTTCCGCCCGTGCTGGAGGAGATCTCGATGAAGCCGCGCGGCCTCGTGCTCGTCACGGGGATCACCGGCTCCGGCAAGTCGACGGCGCTCGCGTCGATGATCCAGTACGTCAACGAGAACCGGCACGCGAACATCATCACCATCGAAGACCCCATCGAGTTCCTGCACCGCGACATCAACTGCAACATCAACCAGCGCGAGGTCGGGCTCGACACCGGTTCCTTCGCCTCGGCGCTGCGCCGCGTGCTGCGCCAGGACCCCGACATCATCCTGATCGGCGAAATCCGCGATCTCGAGACGCTGGAAATCGCGCTCAAGGCGGCCGACACCGGCCACATGGTGTTCAGCACGCTGCACACCACCGACGCCACGCAGACCATCAACCGCGTGCTGTCGTTCTATCCGCCGCACCAGCAGGCCGACGTCCGCTTCTCGCTCTCCACCGCGCTCAACGCCGTCGTCTCGCTGCGCCTCGTGCCGCGCTCCGACCGCCCCGGGCGCGTCCCCGCCTGCGAGGTGCTCATCAACACCGCGGCCGTGAAGGACAACATCCGCGACGTGAGCAAGTCGCTCAACATCCCCGATCTCATCAAGGAAGGGACGGTGCAGTACGGGATGCAGAGCTTCGACCAGTCGCTGATGGCCTGGTACTCCAAGGGCGTCATTTCGTACGAGCACGCGCTGTTCCACTCGACGAATCCCAGTGAGTTCGCGCTCAAGGTTCAGGGCATCGCGGGGACCAGCGACACGAGTTGGGATTCTTTCACTCAGTGA
- the accB gene encoding acetyl-CoA carboxylase biotin carboxyl carrier protein, with protein sequence MIDLRYVKKLVDMLDESSVDSIEISSDKGMKIRISKSPVARAAMHAVAPVVHATHHAPVAAAPAPAPAPAPAPTAAAAAAAAKAESASRFVEVKSPMVGTFYSRPEPGAEPYVHVGSQVTKGQVLCIIEAMKIMNEIECEVSGTIKEICVTDSHPVEFGQALFRIDPNG encoded by the coding sequence ATGATAGATCTGCGCTACGTAAAGAAACTGGTTGATATGCTCGACGAATCGAGCGTGGACTCGATCGAGATCTCGTCCGACAAGGGGATGAAGATCCGGATCAGCAAGTCGCCGGTCGCCCGGGCGGCGATGCACGCGGTGGCGCCGGTGGTGCATGCCACGCATCACGCGCCGGTGGCCGCCGCGCCGGCCCCCGCGCCGGCCCCCGCGCCGGCCCCGACGGCGGCCGCGGCCGCGGCCGCCGCGAAGGCCGAGTCCGCCTCCCGGTTCGTCGAGGTCAAGTCGCCGATGGTGGGCACCTTCTACTCCCGCCCCGAGCCCGGCGCCGAGCCGTATGTCCACGTCGGCTCGCAGGTCACCAAGGGACAGGTGCTCTGCATCATCGAGGCGATGAAGATCATGAACGAGATCGAGTGCGAAGTCTCCGGCACCATCAAGGAGATCTGCGTCACCGACTCGCATCCGGTCGAATTCGGCCAGGCCCTCTTCCGTATTGATCCCAATGGCTGA
- a CDS encoding peptidyl-prolyl cis-trans isomerase: MLQNMRSAAKYIWIFIFIAFVGGFLLAETSGLLGRAPVTTSTVVATVNGEEIPYMVWANTSAALAQQQEQQMGRGLTLDERANVDQQAFDQLVNDVLLRQEYEKRGIRVTDDEVVETAKYAPPPQFRQSPEFLTDGQFDMAKYRRFLASPAARQQGILAQLEQYYRTEIPKEKLFTQVAADAYVSDARLWQMYQDRNDSVAVSFISWVPSDVDDFAKKVTETEMQQFYAAHANEFERTGRAVLSLVSIPRLANAADSADALKRAQALRDEIAKGAKFDEVARRASDDTVSGALGGDLGKGPKGRFVKEFDDAAFKLAPGQLSAPVRTSFGYHIIRVDSRKGDTLSLHHILVKIKQSDSSAVTTDRKADELARIAGGALEPAKFDSAAKQMGLLVTQIEVTEGQPAQYLGQVAPSVSAWAFSGVHPGESSDLFDVEHMYYLARLDSLRQGGPQPLEAVKDEVRQRIATRKSLDAKMEAAKQVAIAAAATSLEAAAQAASRSVQKAPPFNRVGFVAGMGQLNEAVGAAFTLPVGAISAPVRTEHGVFVIRVDQKVAADKAKFEAQKSEQRQQAMNAMRDSRVQAFIGALRKDAKIEDRRKKIQSSLRRQSS; the protein is encoded by the coding sequence GTGCTGCAAAACATGCGGAGCGCCGCGAAGTACATCTGGATCTTCATCTTCATCGCCTTTGTGGGCGGCTTCCTGCTGGCCGAGACTTCGGGCCTGCTGGGGCGTGCTCCGGTGACGACCTCGACGGTTGTGGCGACGGTGAATGGCGAGGAGATCCCATACATGGTGTGGGCGAACACGTCCGCCGCCCTTGCGCAGCAGCAAGAGCAGCAGATGGGTCGCGGCCTCACGCTCGACGAACGGGCCAACGTGGACCAGCAGGCCTTTGACCAGTTGGTCAACGACGTGCTGCTCCGTCAGGAATACGAGAAGCGTGGCATTCGCGTCACGGATGACGAGGTGGTGGAGACCGCCAAGTACGCGCCGCCCCCGCAGTTCCGGCAGAGCCCGGAGTTCCTGACGGACGGGCAGTTCGACATGGCGAAGTACCGCCGCTTCCTGGCGAGCCCGGCGGCGCGCCAGCAGGGGATCCTCGCGCAGCTCGAGCAGTACTACCGCACGGAAATCCCGAAGGAGAAGCTGTTCACGCAGGTGGCGGCGGACGCGTACGTGAGCGACGCGCGGCTGTGGCAGATGTACCAGGACCGCAACGACTCGGTGGCCGTCTCGTTCATCTCGTGGGTGCCGTCCGACGTGGACGACTTCGCGAAGAAGGTGACGGAGACCGAGATGCAGCAGTTCTACGCGGCGCACGCGAACGAGTTCGAGCGGACGGGGCGCGCGGTGCTGTCGCTGGTGAGCATTCCCCGCCTGGCGAACGCGGCGGACAGCGCCGACGCGCTGAAGCGCGCGCAGGCGCTGCGCGACGAGATCGCGAAGGGCGCGAAGTTCGACGAGGTGGCGCGGCGCGCCTCGGACGACACGGTGAGCGGCGCCCTGGGCGGCGACCTCGGCAAGGGACCGAAGGGGCGTTTCGTGAAGGAGTTCGACGACGCCGCCTTCAAGCTGGCCCCGGGCCAGCTGTCGGCGCCGGTGCGCACGAGCTTCGGCTACCACATCATCCGGGTGGACTCGCGCAAGGGCGACACGCTCTCGCTGCACCACATCCTGGTGAAGATCAAGCAGAGCGATTCGTCGGCGGTGACGACGGACCGCAAGGCGGATGAGCTGGCGCGCATCGCCGGCGGGGCGCTGGAGCCGGCGAAGTTCGACTCGGCCGCCAAGCAGATGGGGCTGCTCGTGACGCAGATCGAGGTCACGGAGGGCCAGCCCGCGCAGTACCTGGGGCAGGTGGCGCCGAGCGTGAGCGCGTGGGCGTTCAGCGGCGTGCACCCGGGCGAATCGAGCGACCTGTTCGACGTCGAGCACATGTACTACCTCGCGCGGCTCGACTCGCTGCGCCAGGGCGGCCCGCAGCCGCTCGAGGCGGTGAAGGACGAGGTGCGCCAGCGGATTGCGACGCGCAAGTCGCTCGACGCCAAGATGGAGGCGGCCAAGCAGGTGGCGATCGCGGCGGCGGCGACCTCGCTCGAGGCGGCGGCGCAGGCCGCGTCGCGCTCGGTGCAGAAGGCGCCGCCCTTCAATCGCGTGGGCTTCGTGGCCGGCATGGGCCAGCTGAACGAGGCGGTCGGCGCGGCGTTCACGCTCCCGGTGGGCGCAATCAGCGCGCCGGTGCGCACGGAGCACGGCGTCTTCGTGATCCGCGTGGACCAGAAGGTGGCGGCCGACAAGGCGAAGTTCGAGGCGCAGAAGAGCGAGCAGCGCCAGCAGGCGATGAACGCGATGCGCGACAGCCGCGTGCAGGCCTTCATCGGCGCGCTCCGCAAGGACGCGAAGATCGAGGACCGGCGGAAGAAGATTCAGTCGTCGTTACGGCGGCAGTCTTCGTAA